GACCGCCTCCGCGGCCGCGGCAAGCTCATCGTCGGCCTGGTGATCGTCTCGTCGATCGTGCTGTTCGCGCTCCTCGGGCCGCTGCTCTCCCAGGACCCGCGCAACTCGGACAACCCCGCGATGCTGCCGCCGCAGCCCGGCCACTGGCTGGGCACGACGAGCCTCGGCTACGACGTCCTGGCGCAGCTCGCCGAGGGTGCCCGCGGCTCCCTCCTCGTGGGCGTCGTCGCGGGTCTCCTCGCGATCGTCCTGTCGCTGGTCTTCGGCGTCGTCGCCGGGTACAGCCGCGGCTGGACGGACGAGGGCCTGTCCCTCATCACGAACGTCATGCTGGTCATCCCGGGTCTGCCGCTGATGATCGTCGTGTCGAGCTACCTGTCGGTCCGCAGCCTGCTGGTCGTGGCCCTCATCCTGGGGGCGACCGCCTGGCCGGGCGCCGCCGTGGTCCTGCGCCTGCAGTCGCGGTCGCTGCGCAACCGCGACTACGTCTCCGCGGCGCGCGTGGCGGGGGAGAAGACCCCTCGCATCCTCATGGTGGAGATCCTGCCGAACCTCCTGCCGCTGCTCACCGCGCAGTTCCTGTTCGCGGTGGTCCTGGCGATCCTCGGCGAGGCCGGCCTGTCCTACCTGGGCCTCGGCCCGAACGGCTCGATCACGTGGGGCACGATGCTCAACGAGGCCCAGGGCGGCGGGGCGCTGACCCGCGGCGCCTGGTGGTGGTTCGTGCCGCCGGGCCTCATGATCGCGCTGCTCGGCTGCGCGCTGAGCCTCATCAACTTCTCGATCGACGAGATCGTCAACCCCAAGCTCCGGTCGGCCCCGGCGGCCGCGCGCAGCGTCCGCAAGGCGCGCGCCGAGGGCCGTGACATCACCGTGCAGGACGACGACGAGGCGGACGCCCCGACGGCGGACTCGCCCACGGTGACGGTCGACGGGACCGCCGACCCCGACAGCGAGAAGGAGAGGGTGCAGGCATGAGCGCGCCCACGACGACGACCGGGCCGCTGAGCTCGGCCGCGCACGCCGAGCACGTGGCCGGCCTGACGCCGGTGCTGACGGCCCGGGACGTGTCCATCGAGTACGAGGTCAACCCGCCCGTGCTCGCCGTGCAGGACGTGTCCCTCACGCTG
This Isoptericola jiangsuensis DNA region includes the following protein-coding sequences:
- a CDS encoding ABC transporter permease, giving the protein MTDTTAPAPSRTARPAARRGLRDRLRGRGKLIVGLVIVSSIVLFALLGPLLSQDPRNSDNPAMLPPQPGHWLGTTSLGYDVLAQLAEGARGSLLVGVVAGLLAIVLSLVFGVVAGYSRGWTDEGLSLITNVMLVIPGLPLMIVVSSYLSVRSLLVVALILGATAWPGAAVVLRLQSRSLRNRDYVSAARVAGEKTPRILMVEILPNLLPLLTAQFLFAVVLAILGEAGLSYLGLGPNGSITWGTMLNEAQGGGALTRGAWWWFVPPGLMIALLGCALSLINFSIDEIVNPKLRSAPAAARSVRKARAEGRDITVQDDDEADAPTADSPTVTVDGTADPDSEKERVQA